The following are from one region of the Nicotiana tomentosiformis chromosome 7, ASM39032v3, whole genome shotgun sequence genome:
- the LOC138896383 gene encoding uncharacterized protein, with translation MAEYEACILGLMLAIDMNVQELLVIGDSDLLVHQVLGEWAMKNIKIFPYLHYIQELIKRFTKIKFKYVPRIQNEVADALDTLSSMIQHQNKNFIDPIPIGIHKQSAYCAHVEEEIGGNSWFHDNNEYLENREYPEHATHTQKRTLQRLANHFFQSGGILYKRTPYLGLLRCVDTKEVSRPRKYMPELADLT, from the coding sequence atggcggaatatgaggcctgcatccTGGGTCTCatgttggccattgacatgaacgttcaggagttgctggtaatcggagattcagatctattggtgcaccaggttctaggagaatgggctatgAAGAACATTAAAATATTTCCATACTTGCATTATATACAAGAGTtaatcaagaggttcacaaagataaaGTTCAAAtatgttccaaggattcagaatgaggTTGCAGATGCATTAGAcactttgtcttccatgatacaacaccaaaacaagaatttcatcgaccctatcccaataggaattcataagcagtCAGCTTATTGTGCacatgttgaagaagagattggCGGAAATTCGTGGTTCCATGACAACAATGAATACTTGGAAAATAGAGAATATCCAGAGCACGCTACGCACACTCAGAAGCGCACGCTTCaaagattggccaaccatttctttcaaagcggaggaattctatATAAAAGGACTCCTTATTTGGGATTGTTGCGATGTGTCGATACCAAGGAAGTATCCAGAccgaggaaatacatgccggaacttgcggacctcacatga